A genome region from Schlesneria paludicola DSM 18645 includes the following:
- a CDS encoding response regulator transcription factor codes for MNSEPIVFIVDDDSAYLDSISVLVQSMGLKTKTYPSAEAYLREFNSQTPGCLILDVRMPGTGGLALQEMLSQLPICPAVIVMTGHAEVPVVLRAMRQGAIDFLQKTFSEAELYEAIQRAISKDAANRARHAESQDLTDRFERLSTGEHEVLQRVLCGDTNKKIAAVLNISRRAVEDRRARIMLKLGIDNVADLVRLAISAGLWKGESHT; via the coding sequence ATGAATTCTGAACCAATCGTGTTTATCGTCGATGACGATTCTGCCTATCTTGACTCGATCTCGGTGTTGGTCCAGTCCATGGGCCTGAAGACGAAGACTTATCCTTCGGCCGAGGCGTATCTACGTGAGTTCAATTCACAGACTCCTGGCTGTTTGATTCTGGATGTTCGCATGCCAGGCACCGGAGGGCTGGCGCTGCAAGAGATGCTGTCGCAGCTTCCGATTTGTCCGGCCGTTATCGTCATGACGGGGCATGCCGAAGTTCCGGTCGTTCTGCGTGCGATGCGGCAAGGGGCCATCGACTTTCTGCAAAAGACCTTCTCCGAGGCCGAGCTTTACGAGGCGATTCAGCGTGCCATCTCGAAAGATGCGGCGAATCGGGCCCGTCATGCCGAATCGCAAGATCTGACGGATCGATTCGAGCGGCTTAGTACGGGTGAGCATGAGGTGCTGCAGCGCGTGCTATGTGGTGACACGAACAAGAAGATCGCCGCCGTCTTGAATATCAGCCGTCGAGCGGTGGAAGACCGCCGTGCGCGAATCATGCTCAAACTTGGGATCGATAACGTGGCGGATCTGGTTCGTCTGGCGATTAGTGCCGGACTCTGGAAAGGCGAGAGCCACACGTAA
- a CDS encoding DUF4112 domain-containing protein has product MQTKLAEPELITNHSPHARIEQLGKFAELMDGQFRIPGTNIEFGLDAIIGLVPGIGDLVCGAMSMWLIGEARRLGAPQWLIARMIWNVAVEVGVGAVPLVGDLFDVAWKANRKNIQLLRRHFESESHRAANSSRPNW; this is encoded by the coding sequence ATGCAAACAAAACTGGCTGAACCCGAGTTGATCACGAACCATTCGCCTCATGCGCGAATCGAACAGCTGGGAAAATTCGCCGAGCTCATGGATGGACAGTTTCGCATTCCCGGAACGAACATCGAGTTCGGACTCGATGCCATCATCGGGCTGGTCCCTGGAATCGGCGACCTGGTCTGCGGTGCCATGTCGATGTGGCTCATCGGCGAGGCACGCCGGCTCGGTGCGCCACAGTGGCTCATCGCACGAATGATCTGGAACGTCGCTGTGGAAGTCGGCGTCGGAGCCGTCCCTCTAGTGGGTGACCTGTTCGACGTCGCCTGGAAAGCGAACCGAAAGAACATTCAGTTACTCCGCCGCCACTTCGAATCAGAATCGCACCGCGCGGCGAATTCGTCGCGTCCAAATTGGTAA
- a CDS encoding PAS domain S-box protein codes for MQKPDTGTDRATAVNHDGVPVAGRSLEQYVQNLEAENSSLREIISQSTAEQGQNSSSSVEANEACFRLLVESVKEYAIFMLDPEGRIVSWNEGARRIKGYEASEILGRHFSCFYRAEDLAQGKPEEGLTLASEHGHFSEESLRVRKSGEVYWASIVITPLWNSAGRLKGFAKVTRDISERKRAEEKTRLMVELAINAMILVDRRGLIVLANPQTQKLFGYTADELIGQPVEILVPQTFRSKHPSQREKFFAHPTVRAMGAGRDLFGCRKDGTEFPVEIGLNPIHTSEELLVLGSIVDITERKKAEDKSRRHLAELAHAGRLSTVGEMFSGLAHEINQPLAAAANYARASVRIAKSYDGEGYGKLLEWMEKTVAQAERASEIVNRLGTFVKKDRSIRTDVDLNRLIENVIALPILLISKAETFTRPRIRLELEHGLPTVVADKVQIEQVIVNLIRNGMEAMLELPSDRSQLEIRTMRQGDVIQISISDHGHGIPVELQAQLFSPFFTTKAEGMGLGLSISRSIIETHQGQMLLLSSSESGTTFAIRLPIDSRATENREPVL; via the coding sequence ATGCAGAAACCTGATACTGGGACCGACCGGGCCACGGCCGTCAATCATGACGGTGTTCCGGTCGCGGGTCGAAGTTTGGAGCAATATGTCCAAAATTTGGAAGCGGAAAATTCTAGCCTTCGTGAGATCATTTCGCAGAGCACTGCGGAACAGGGACAGAACTCGTCAAGTAGTGTGGAAGCGAACGAAGCCTGTTTTCGGCTGCTGGTCGAAAGTGTCAAAGAGTACGCCATCTTCATGCTTGATCCCGAGGGGCGCATTGTCAGTTGGAATGAAGGAGCCCGGCGGATTAAAGGATATGAAGCGTCTGAGATTCTCGGGCGTCACTTTTCATGCTTCTATCGGGCGGAGGATCTCGCACAGGGGAAGCCCGAAGAAGGACTGACACTCGCCAGCGAACACGGCCACTTTTCGGAAGAATCTCTGCGCGTTCGCAAGAGTGGCGAAGTGTACTGGGCTTCCATCGTAATTACGCCGCTATGGAACTCTGCCGGGCGATTGAAAGGATTTGCGAAGGTCACCCGCGACATCAGCGAACGCAAACGCGCCGAAGAAAAGACGCGACTGATGGTTGAGTTGGCGATCAACGCCATGATTCTGGTTGATCGACGCGGATTGATCGTCTTGGCGAACCCCCAGACTCAAAAACTGTTTGGCTATACCGCTGACGAACTGATCGGACAGCCGGTTGAAATCCTGGTTCCCCAGACGTTTCGTTCGAAACACCCTTCGCAGCGCGAGAAATTCTTCGCGCATCCCACCGTCAGGGCGATGGGAGCGGGACGCGATCTGTTTGGTTGTCGTAAGGACGGAACCGAGTTTCCCGTTGAGATCGGCCTGAACCCCATCCATACCAGTGAAGAGTTGCTTGTCCTGGGGTCAATTGTCGATATCACGGAACGTAAGAAGGCCGAGGACAAGTCGCGAAGGCATTTGGCGGAATTGGCGCATGCAGGTCGACTGAGCACCGTCGGAGAAATGTTCTCGGGACTTGCCCACGAGATCAATCAGCCACTGGCTGCAGCGGCAAACTACGCCCGCGCGAGCGTTCGGATTGCCAAATCGTATGACGGCGAAGGGTACGGCAAACTTTTGGAGTGGATGGAAAAAACCGTCGCTCAGGCGGAACGAGCGTCCGAGATTGTGAATCGACTTGGAACGTTCGTCAAGAAAGATCGGTCGATTCGAACCGACGTGGATCTCAACCGATTGATCGAGAATGTGATTGCCTTGCCGATCCTGCTGATTTCGAAAGCCGAAACGTTCACGCGTCCCCGCATCCGCCTCGAGCTTGAACACGGGTTGCCGACGGTCGTTGCGGACAAAGTTCAGATCGAGCAGGTGATTGTGAACCTGATTCGCAATGGAATGGAGGCGATGCTGGAACTGCCGAGCGATCGCAGTCAATTAGAAATCCGTACGATGCGCCAGGGCGACGTGATTCAGATCTCGATCTCTGACCACGGCCACGGCATTCCCGTCGAACTTCAAGCACAACTATTCAGTCCTTTTTTTACAACCAAGGCCGAGGGGATGGGATTGGGCTTGTCGATCAGCCGATCCATTATTGAAACACATCAAGGTCAGATGCTGCTGCTTTCGAGTTCCGAGAGCGGCACCACTTTCGCAATTCGACTTCCGATCGACAGTCGGGCCACAGAGAATCGGGAACCAGTTCTATGA
- a CDS encoding response regulator transcription factor: MQTSSIVLLHDNHDQFVDYLVKQLSLDGFTTEFVETCEELIPQLHASNFASVIVRLGTEQLEGLRILEELHRKQVPLAAIAVLENSNISAIVEAARHGTVTFLLRENAGPQEIQAAVRTATEQTARLREAAEKRATLRALFSRLTTGETQVLERLVKGQKLMMIAEALDLSRRTVELRRAKLMHKLEVATFPELVALVIEYDRDRQDSERV, encoded by the coding sequence ATGCAAACATCTTCAATCGTTCTGCTGCACGACAATCATGATCAATTCGTCGATTATCTGGTCAAACAGCTTTCATTGGACGGCTTCACGACAGAGTTCGTGGAGACCTGCGAAGAGCTGATTCCCCAGCTTCACGCCAGCAATTTTGCCAGCGTCATTGTCAGGCTAGGAACGGAACAGCTCGAGGGGCTTCGAATTCTTGAAGAGCTTCATCGAAAGCAGGTTCCGCTGGCCGCGATCGCGGTGCTTGAGAACTCAAATATCAGTGCCATTGTCGAGGCGGCCCGGCATGGAACCGTGACATTTCTGCTGCGTGAAAACGCCGGTCCGCAAGAGATCCAGGCGGCCGTAAGGACGGCAACCGAACAGACGGCGCGGTTACGCGAAGCGGCCGAAAAGAGGGCGACACTCAGAGCCCTCTTTTCCAGGCTGACGACCGGCGAGACTCAAGTCCTCGAGCGGCTCGTGAAAGGTCAGAAGCTGATGATGATTGCCGAAGCGCTGGACCTCAGTCGTCGAACCGTGGAGCTTCGCCGAGCGAAGCTGATGCATAAATTGGAAGTTGCGACCTTTCCCGAACTGGTTGCACTCGTGATCGAATATGATCGTGATCGGCAGGATTCAGAACGCGTTTGA
- a CDS encoding PAS domain-containing sensor histidine kinase: MCEQADTMEATIRSRAQELLSHELESVRYATDIRFLSVLIIQWCVEIAISLWLAPHAANSSASAVHAGVWQAIVWGGAIISVPCLLAARSPGRLSTRIAIAAGQALSSSLLIQLMDGRLEMHFHLFASLALLAFYRDIKVLVLFSVLVASDHLIRGFWWPQSVYGVAANDPWRFAEHMAWVIVEAGFLFVFCRQSIAEMTQATERQARFEFVNNRFESRVVQRTESLRRSEERFELALLGTRVGICDWDLKSDQVYWSERINEILGLQPGELQQTILALASRLHRDDFRRVVNGVRHAIQNRLPFQEEFRLRCENKGYCWVEASGACIVDDEGQPYRFTGGLTDISHRKQVESELAERDAQLRQAHKLEAIGSLAGGIAHEFNNLLQAIRGYTRYAMKGLAPEETRHQDLQQVLDAAERATVLTRQLLGFSRYQSIDRRELNPLSVLEGVTNMLRPLIGAPIKIITNTSGNLGTIFADPGLMQQMLLNLCLNARDAMPDGGHIMLTLKRRYFGEKVYKLHSLPKPGPYLLMSVTDNGTGMTQDVQQRIFEPFFTTKDVGVGTGLGLSVVYGIVQQHEGAIEVKSQLGFGTTFNILLPINQSSIPDLIPREQPGSPGGTETILIAEDDASVRELGTRILTGAGYRVLSANNGVEALSLHQRHQNEISLVLLDAILPRLSGHRVLEELRTRSSSLPVVLCTGYDPDSASLGFTKEEGVRLVQKPFEADTLLRTIRESLDLQHLKLEMV; this comes from the coding sequence ATGTGCGAACAGGCGGACACCATGGAAGCGACGATTCGATCGCGTGCGCAGGAACTGCTCTCTCATGAGCTTGAATCCGTGCGCTATGCGACCGACATTCGCTTTCTTTCCGTGCTGATCATTCAATGGTGTGTCGAGATCGCAATCAGCCTATGGCTTGCCCCACATGCCGCGAACAGTTCGGCCAGCGCCGTGCATGCTGGCGTCTGGCAGGCGATCGTCTGGGGTGGTGCAATCATCAGTGTGCCGTGCCTGCTTGCGGCACGCTCTCCCGGACGCCTGTCGACTCGCATCGCGATCGCCGCTGGCCAGGCCCTGTCATCCAGCCTTCTGATCCAGCTCATGGACGGCCGACTGGAAATGCATTTTCACCTGTTTGCGTCACTGGCGCTCCTGGCGTTCTACCGTGACATCAAGGTGCTCGTCCTGTTCTCGGTGCTGGTCGCCAGCGATCACTTGATTCGTGGGTTCTGGTGGCCCCAGTCGGTCTATGGAGTGGCAGCGAATGATCCGTGGCGATTCGCCGAACACATGGCATGGGTGATTGTGGAAGCCGGATTCCTGTTCGTCTTCTGTCGGCAGAGCATCGCCGAAATGACGCAGGCGACAGAACGACAAGCCCGGTTCGAATTTGTGAACAACCGCTTCGAATCCCGTGTCGTTCAGCGCACCGAATCGCTGCGCCGCAGTGAAGAACGTTTCGAGCTGGCATTGCTAGGCACACGCGTCGGTATCTGCGATTGGGACCTGAAATCCGATCAGGTCTACTGGTCGGAACGAATCAATGAGATCCTCGGGCTGCAGCCCGGCGAACTGCAGCAGACAATCCTGGCGTTAGCCAGCCGCCTGCATCGCGATGATTTTCGGCGCGTCGTCAATGGTGTGCGCCATGCCATACAAAACCGCTTGCCGTTTCAAGAGGAATTTCGACTGCGTTGTGAAAACAAAGGCTATTGCTGGGTCGAAGCCAGCGGCGCCTGCATCGTCGACGATGAGGGTCAGCCCTATCGATTCACGGGCGGCTTGACCGATATCAGCCATCGCAAACAAGTCGAGTCTGAGCTTGCCGAACGTGATGCACAATTGCGGCAAGCGCATAAGCTTGAGGCCATCGGATCGCTGGCAGGGGGGATCGCCCACGAATTCAACAATCTACTGCAGGCAATCCGTGGCTATACGCGTTACGCGATGAAAGGGCTGGCCCCCGAAGAAACACGCCACCAGGATCTGCAGCAGGTTCTGGACGCCGCCGAGCGAGCGACCGTGCTGACGCGACAACTGCTGGGATTCAGCCGTTACCAATCGATTGACCGCCGCGAACTGAATCCCCTGAGTGTGCTTGAAGGCGTGACCAATATGCTGCGTCCCTTGATTGGGGCACCGATCAAGATCATCACCAATACCTCCGGAAACCTGGGCACGATCTTCGCCGATCCGGGATTGATGCAACAGATGCTACTCAATCTGTGTCTCAATGCGCGCGACGCCATGCCCGATGGCGGGCATATTATGCTGACTCTGAAACGCCGGTACTTTGGCGAGAAGGTCTACAAACTGCATTCGCTCCCCAAACCGGGTCCGTATCTGCTCATGTCGGTCACCGACAATGGCACGGGAATGACACAGGACGTTCAGCAGCGGATTTTCGAACCGTTCTTCACCACGAAAGACGTGGGTGTCGGCACCGGGCTGGGATTATCGGTGGTCTATGGAATCGTTCAGCAACATGAGGGTGCGATCGAAGTTAAAAGTCAGCTCGGTTTCGGCACGACGTTTAACATCCTACTGCCGATCAACCAGAGCTCGATCCCTGACCTGATCCCGCGGGAACAGCCGGGATCGCCAGGGGGCACTGAGACGATCCTGATTGCTGAAGACGATGCGTCCGTCCGCGAACTGGGTACGCGCATTCTGACCGGTGCGGGATACCGCGTTCTGTCCGCGAACAATGGCGTCGAAGCGCTCAGCCTTCATCAACGCCACCAGAACGAGATCTCACTGGTCCTTCTGGATGCCATCCTTCCACGTCTGTCTGGCCATCGCGTGCTCGAGGAACTCCGCACGAGATCGTCGTCGCTGCCAGTCGTGCTTTGTACAGGATATGACCCCGACTCGGCCTCTCTCGGTTTCACGAAAGAGGAAGGAGTCCGTCTCGTACAAAAACCGTTCGAAGCGGACACACTGCTGCGCACAATTCGCGAATCATTGGATTTGCAACATTTGAAATTGGAAATGGTATGA
- the ettA gene encoding energy-dependent translational throttle protein EttA yields MGEQYIFTMEDLRKFHGKNEVLKGIYLSFYPGAKIGVLGPNGAGKSTLLRIMAGQDKDFMGTAKLTPGFDCIYVPQEPVLDPEHTVMDELNEAVKSKRAILARYDEINALFAEEMTPEAMEKLIDEQGHVQEQIDAQNLWELDRELEIAADAMRLPPLETKIGPLSGGEKRRVALCKALLQHPDMLLLDEPTNHLDAESVAWLERHLHDYKGTVVAVTHDRYFLDKSCEWILELDQGRGIPWHGNYTTWLEQKTERLRKEEKAASARDKTLQRELEWVRMSPKARQAKSKARLEAYEKLVAEEQESRDESIELRIPPGPRLGEQVVVFDKVSKSFGDRMLISDLSFSLPPAGIVGVIGPNGAGKTTLFKMITGEEQPDSGKITIGKTVKIAYGEQNRTSLDGEKTVYDNISGGADFLNYGNVRINTRAYCGKFNFKGSDQQKQVKYLSGGERNRLLLAKTVTVGGNLLLLDEPTNDLDIETLRTLEDGIASFSGCAVVISHDRWFLDRVATHILAFEGDSEVFFHEGNFETYEILKKQRLGAEADQPHRIKYRKLVK; encoded by the coding sequence ATGGGCGAACAGTACATCTTCACGATGGAGGATCTCCGCAAGTTTCACGGTAAGAACGAGGTGCTCAAGGGCATCTACCTGTCGTTCTACCCGGGTGCGAAGATCGGTGTGCTCGGTCCGAACGGTGCCGGAAAGTCGACCCTGCTGCGGATCATGGCGGGACAAGACAAAGACTTTATGGGTACCGCGAAGCTGACCCCCGGCTTCGACTGCATCTACGTGCCTCAAGAACCGGTCCTTGACCCTGAACACACGGTCATGGATGAACTGAATGAAGCCGTGAAGTCCAAACGCGCCATCCTGGCGCGGTACGACGAAATCAATGCGCTGTTCGCCGAAGAGATGACGCCCGAGGCGATGGAAAAACTGATCGACGAACAAGGTCACGTCCAGGAACAGATCGACGCCCAGAATCTGTGGGAGCTGGATCGCGAACTGGAAATCGCGGCCGACGCTATGCGCCTGCCCCCCCTCGAAACCAAAATCGGACCGCTGTCCGGTGGTGAAAAACGCCGTGTCGCGCTCTGCAAGGCCCTGCTGCAACATCCTGACATGCTGCTGCTGGACGAACCGACCAACCACCTGGACGCCGAGTCGGTCGCGTGGCTCGAACGGCACCTGCACGACTACAAGGGAACGGTCGTCGCGGTGACGCACGATCGGTACTTCCTGGACAAAAGCTGTGAATGGATCCTGGAACTCGACCAGGGGCGTGGAATCCCCTGGCACGGGAACTACACCACGTGGCTGGAACAGAAAACCGAACGACTGCGGAAGGAAGAAAAAGCCGCTTCGGCGCGCGACAAGACATTGCAACGCGAGCTCGAATGGGTCCGGATGTCGCCCAAAGCTCGTCAGGCCAAGAGCAAGGCCCGGCTGGAAGCCTACGAAAAGCTGGTGGCAGAAGAGCAGGAATCACGAGACGAAAGCATCGAACTGCGAATTCCGCCCGGTCCACGACTGGGTGAACAAGTCGTGGTATTCGACAAGGTCTCGAAGAGTTTCGGCGACCGCATGTTGATCAGCGATCTGTCGTTCTCGCTGCCCCCCGCGGGGATCGTCGGCGTCATCGGCCCGAACGGGGCAGGGAAGACCACGTTGTTCAAGATGATCACCGGCGAAGAACAACCCGATTCTGGGAAGATCACGATCGGAAAAACGGTCAAAATCGCCTATGGAGAACAGAACCGGACATCGCTGGATGGTGAAAAGACCGTCTACGACAACATCTCGGGCGGTGCCGATTTTCTGAACTACGGCAACGTGCGGATCAACACCCGCGCATACTGCGGCAAGTTCAACTTCAAGGGGTCTGACCAGCAAAAACAGGTGAAATACCTGTCGGGGGGGGAACGAAACCGCCTGCTTCTTGCCAAGACGGTCACCGTCGGCGGCAATCTGCTACTGCTCGACGAACCCACCAACGACTTGGACATCGAAACCTTGCGTACGCTGGAAGACGGGATCGCCAGCTTCAGCGGTTGCGCCGTGGTCATTAGCCACGATCGCTGGTTCCTTGACCGTGTGGCTACACATATCCTGGCGTTCGAAGGCGACAGCGAAGTCTTCTTCCACGAGGGGAATTTCGAAACCTACGAAATCCTGAAGAAACAACGTCTGGGTGCCGAGGCCGATCAACCGCATCGGATCAAGTACCGTAAGCTCGTGAAGTAA
- a CDS encoding HD domain-containing phosphohydrolase — MSIKIPLDAPRLLVVEDDSLIGGLIVRWLSDEGYSCTRAASADEAMAYLRKHEVALVTLDIRMPGVSGLQCLKKIKQEFPDVAVLMVTGEGDTSIAIDALTSGAHGFLQKPTEQAELVIQVKRALDHRRMTLENRQYNLRLAEKVREQTAVIMAAHKETVGRLIRASLFRDEETGSHIRRTGEYSELLAMRAGWSSDDAALIHLAAPLHDIGKIGIPDAILRKPGRLTAEEMATMRTHTTIGAKMLAGSTLPMLQMAEEIALNHHEHWNGKGYPNRRAGFEIPESARIVAIVDVFDALSHDRVYRAAMSEDHVLEILREGRGQHFDPVLLDLFFEILPEIRNVVDSVPDDEFDGSDIGPLPVNAP, encoded by the coding sequence ATGAGCATCAAGATTCCGCTCGACGCACCACGCCTGCTTGTCGTGGAAGATGATTCGCTGATCGGCGGACTGATCGTGCGCTGGTTGTCTGACGAAGGCTATTCATGCACCCGCGCCGCCAGTGCCGACGAAGCCATGGCCTATCTGCGCAAGCATGAAGTGGCTCTCGTCACATTGGATATCCGCATGCCAGGCGTGTCGGGGCTGCAATGCTTGAAGAAGATCAAACAAGAATTCCCGGATGTCGCCGTCCTGATGGTGACAGGGGAAGGGGACACGTCCATCGCGATTGACGCCCTGACGTCCGGTGCACATGGCTTCCTGCAAAAACCGACAGAGCAGGCAGAGCTTGTCATTCAGGTCAAACGAGCACTCGATCACAGGAGAATGACGCTCGAGAACCGGCAATACAATTTGCGCCTGGCCGAGAAAGTGCGTGAACAAACCGCAGTGATCATGGCGGCACACAAAGAAACAGTGGGCCGCCTGATTCGCGCATCCCTGTTTCGTGATGAAGAAACGGGCTCGCACATCCGCCGGACGGGCGAATACAGCGAACTGCTGGCCATGCGTGCCGGGTGGAGCAGTGACGATGCCGCCTTGATCCATCTGGCGGCACCGCTACATGACATCGGAAAGATCGGAATCCCCGATGCCATCCTGCGAAAACCGGGACGCCTGACGGCCGAAGAAATGGCGACGATGCGCACGCATACCACGATCGGTGCCAAGATGCTGGCCGGTTCGACGCTACCGATGCTTCAGATGGCCGAAGAGATTGCCCTGAACCACCACGAACATTGGAACGGGAAGGGCTATCCGAATCGTCGTGCGGGTTTCGAAATTCCGGAATCGGCGCGAATCGTGGCGATCGTCGATGTGTTTGACGCCTTGTCGCACGACCGAGTCTATCGGGCGGCCATGTCGGAAGACCATGTGCTCGAGATTCTGCGTGAAGGTCGCGGCCAGCACTTCGATCCGGTCCTGCTGGATCTGTTCTTCGAGATTCTACCCGAGATTCGCAACGTGGTTGACAGCGTTCCCGACGACGAATTCGATGGCTCTGACATCGGACCATTGCCCGTGAACGCGCCCTGA